The DNA segment CCGGGTTGACATGCAGCAGTGTTGGTACCTGATTCTTGATCTCTCTCTTCGGCTGGAAGGCCTTCAGTAGCTCTCCATTACTGATGCCAACCATTGTCCATAAAGTGCTCTTTGCAGCTTCTTCAGGGTCATCAATCCTGGGTGTTTTCGGAATCAAAATGCATGTGCCATCCCTCGAGTGCTTGCCCAGGGTGGGAGTACTGGATCCTGATCTTGGGAGACAACCATTTGGAGAAGAGGAAGCTGCAGGAGATAGCCATGGACCACTCCAGTAAGCTGCAGCAGGGTAGAAGGGAACTGGAAGGCTGGAAGCACAAAAAGGAAGTGCTGGGTTCCAAGGATATCGCCAGGGAGACCCACTGAAACATGGAATTGGAGCAGTTGTTCTCTGATAATTCTGACTGCCCTTTGCATTTAGAGTATCTGAAGGCCTACTCGACTTCTCATCACCATTGTTCATGGTAGAAGGTGGTGGTGCCATCTCGCCGTGGATTCCATTTCTGTTGCAGCTCACCGTGTTTTCTGGTAGGACCAGTGCAGAGGCCATCGAATCAAAGTTGAGTACGGTGCTCTGTGGGTAACGGGCATCAGATTGACAAGCTCGGATGGCAGACTCCGATAAAGCGATGCGTCGAATATGGCATGAGTTCTTGTTTTTGCGTCGACCAGCTCCGACGGGGACGTTCCTCATGGTGCCGCCGGCGGTCCAGTACCGTTGGCAGTTCCTGCAGAGGTATCGTGGCTGATTGAcgctgtagttgttgtagtagcagaacttggtgtcgAGGCTTTTGCACCGAGGGCAAGGGAGTGTCTTGTCGGGCTTCTTCACGCTTCTCTGCGATTCTTcgttgtcttcttcctcttctttatgACTTGAGCTCTTCGTCGAGACGTCCTCTGGATCGGCCGAAGCTGGAGTATGGAGATCGCTCGTGGATGTGGCAGGCTCGTTCTTCTCTTGTGAGTCTGatgattcatgatcttgattccttgatttcAGAGCTCCTTCGCCCTCTTGATGATCCTGAAGAGTAGATTGGAGAAGGAAATTGGAACAAGAACAGTCATTTCCTCTCACCAACAAAACAGAAACGTTCTCCAGTTCATCATAGTAATCATCCTTGTTCTATCATCAAGTATCAAGGTGTGACAaagcagaaagaaagaagaaactcGAAGTTATCTACACAGCAAGATTCAAGTTTGATATATATGAACATCTTGGTGTCTCTGTTTTGCTTCCATTTCTCAGAATTGACCAGATAAAGATGACAGTTCTTGGACACTACTCAGGTTTCAGGAACTTCGCTTCAGTATCTAATCAAAAGGCACAGATTCAGGTTGAAATCGAGCCAAATCAAAGCCGGATCAAAGTGGATAATTCGCCGAAACAGCGATGAATAATTGCCTCTCGATCACAAAGCAATGGTTTGTTGGGGGGAAGAGAGTTTGCAACGAGAGCAAGTGAAAACAGAGGAAAGCCCCAATATCTCAATCACAGGGAAATCAATGACAAAGATGCATTTTTTGCTCCCGAACACTTTGGCTAGAAAGGTCAAGATCAAACTTTTGAATCCTGAAACAAGGAAAGCTCGGATCAAAAAGCCGAAAGGAACAAATCTTTCCTAGTTTCTACACACGTTCTGAATTCGTCAAACGTGATCAAGCTTCTGAACGAGCTAGTAGCTAGTAGCAGTACCTTCTCATCATGGCCGCCGCTGCTGCTTGGCCTCAGAGGGATCGTCTTGCCAAAGAGCTTGATCGCAGCATCTCCGTTCTCCGACATCTTTTTCTCCCGTTCGTGCTTCCCCTGTTCTTCTTTCCCCCCTCCCTCTGCAATTGACTCCCCCGTCTCGGGGTTTAACGGGGAAGGCGGAGGGGGCGGGCCATGTCAGCAGGCCACAGGGGATTCTGAGCCACAAGTTCCTTTTGTGGCCGCGGGAGGGCGTTATTTGATTCTCCATGCCTTTTGTTCCAACCCTACCACTGCTTTTGGAGGTACTCTTGCCACCAAAGCCAGTAACTGTGCTTAGTGTTTGACCAATTGCAAGTGATGTGGTGTCTTGATTCGGTCCCTGCTTGCAGTGTTTAAAGCACTAAATTAGGTCATCAGTGGACCAAatggagagagaagaagaaaggggAGGCCTCCTTCAATCCTACTCAGCATCCAATATCTCCTTCCCTGCTCCTCTCTGTAGCTCACTTCCCTGGTAAGTCACCTCTCTGTTCTTTTTATTTTGCCATCCAATTAGGCTTCCCTCAAAGTTCTTCATTGAATAATTCCAACACTTTATGCTTCCTTTCTGTGGCTTTcacattctaatttctatctaCTGGACAGCTGTTTAATAGTAATGTTGTCACAGTTGCATAGATTTGACAATATGGGGTTTTGTGGATAGTTCTTCACCTTTATTAAGTTGATGAGTAGCAGACTAAAGAACAAGGCCTTTAAGCTTAGCTTGTGGAAGCTGACAAACCTCCAGTTTTTATTGTATTTTGTACTATTATACTCTGATCACATGTGTCTCTTATGTGTCAAGATGAGGACATCTCATCTCCATAGCCTTATGAGGTTTAAAGTAATCTGATCCCGTGATATATTTCTTTTCCTGTGCATAAAATGTACAATATAGCAGGAGTGCAACTCCACTAGACATTCAGCAATATGAACCTAAGACTTGTCACATTGAGTTGCAATGCAAAGCAGCTCAAGTGTTCATCAAGATTCAAGTTATCACATGCTCATTGTAACTATAAACACTAAAGAGGATGGCATTATTAATTCCCACaataaaatagaagctgtaggttCATGCATCCTGGTTTCTTCTCATCTTTCAATACTAAAATACCAATGGTTTCAGCATGTGAATTTTATTTTGTCTCTTCCAGTAGTACAAATGTAGAATTAAATAATTAATAAGAGCCTGTATTGGAGAGGATAGGATAGGATAGGATAGGATAAGATTTCCAGGTAAGACACTACAGTGACCTGTGGTTGCTGTAAAAGATCCATCCACAGGGATAACCCCTCTTGACCATTCCAAACACTTGTCAGTTCTTGCAGTTCGTGTCAGAATCTgaagaataaaaacaaaagaaCCCTGTCTCTTCTTCCTTCATGCTTCCACCAAGTCATCAACCATGGTAACCAGTGATTTGCATAGAGCACAAAACCACCAGCTATTAACGCTTCATAGTAGCTGCACTGTATCAAGAACATCATACCAGTCAGAGAAAATTCTTGCCACCACCAAATAAGGTCAATGACACTGCAGTGTGGTGTATTCCCACTTGTGTGTTTTATTTGTAGATCAGGTAGAAATTGGGATGTGGTTGTGGCTGTTTAATCTTTCATCTCGATGCCTTAATCAATTACTAACAACTACAAAATAAAGAGAAATGAACTTTTGGAAATTTAGTGTAATGGAAATCTCCAGCCTTGTCATGCACCTACTAAGAAAACCATGTTGCCCATAAAAGATTTATCTTGTACCAATCAATATCAAGACAGAGAAGACTGTCCTGTACAAACAAAGTCATGCATGAAACCATTCTGTGTCGAGTAAAAGTCGTATGTTTATTGCAAGTCCATACagaaaacagagaaaaaaaattacaacTTTATATGCACAATATTGGTTTGAAGAACAGAGCAATGACGAGTTCTAAAACAACATTTGAAGGATTGAGAGAGCGGGAAAGAGTTTGGACCGGAGCTCAATtagtcttcttctcctcctcctccaccttgtTGTTGCTGCAGCTGTTCGTCGACTTCTCCCTCCCTGCTACTCCCAAAAGCTATCGTAACGAACAGCTCGCTCACCCTCGCCGCTCTCTCCGCGCCCAAGACGTCGCCGACCTTCTtcggctcctcctcctccgccgccggcaTCCGATACCTGCACACCGGGCACGACCTCCTCGCCAGGCTCCACAATCATCATGGCACGCCAGCCACCGCCAGCCCGGGTGGGAGCAACTCGTACAGCAGCGCCGGCTCCCCTGGAAGATGACCATCCCCCGGGTGAGCGGGTTGAGCATGACGACCCGCTCCAGCTCCGGCGTCTCCCCCTCCGCGGGGCCCGTCCGCACCACGCCGAAGACGATGGGGGAGAGGGCGGTCCCCCGCCGCTCGTCGCCGTCTTCGGCGTCACCGTCCCTCCGCAGGATCCCCTCGAGTCGCCCGAGCTCGCGCTCCGCCGCCGCCATAGATCGAGATCGCCGAGTCGACGGAGTAGGAGATCGGAACACGCTACTGTTACCGAAACGATACCAAAACGAGAACATAACGGAGTTTTGATATAGCAGGTGGCGGAAGTCTGTGGAAGCATCCAGAACATTTCCTGTAGCAGTTAATCCATGAGTGAGGTGGTCGCCACATGTCGGCGTGGAGCCCACAATTATTTAAGCGGGGCCAGCACGGACGTCTGGCGGATATCGTGCCACGTGGGATGGAGGTCCGTTCGGGATCCCCGGGTTATTGCATTTGGGGTCAGCAAAGGAAACAAGACGCCATACATCTCCCCTCCGTTTCAACCCAATGACATGTTTGTCCTCTTCTCGGAGTCACTACACACATTGGTTGCTTCCAAGAACTTACCGAGGTCAGGAGGGCAAGactctaattttattttaattggaTGTGGAtttaatttcaaaaccataaatgAAATGATATGTAATTGGATGATTTTTTGCATTTCTTAGGATTCCAAGAATACAGCAGATGCTTGTCAAGCTGAAGCAAGAAGCAAGAGGAATGAATCTCAAACGAAGAACAGCAAAGTTTCTTGGAATTCTGTCATGATGAACAAGAAAATCAATCATCTCGACGAACAAAAAATTTCGATTATTATGTCTTCGAACAAGCAGTAAAAGAATCGGTTTCAATGGTACAGAAATCATAAATGGCGATCTTGCAGCTGGCCAACAACTAGGAGTTGGTGGTGAATGTGCCAACGTAGCCGAAACCCATGACGACAAATGCAAATGCTTGAAGGTAGATGTACACATAGTAGTAGTTCACTCCGAAGGTAACATTATAGGAAGCACAGCACATGAGGAAGACCGCAAACCCGAGCTGCAAGAAGCTCACCCTGAGATCCAAAAAGAGATGGTAATGTTGATATGGTACTCGTTTGCATCTCCAGAAGCTATGTAACATTTGCTTACCTATCTCTTATGAAGCTTGTTCTTGTGGATTCTGCAACATTGGTTTCCATCTTCTCTTTCAGGGTGTCTCCAAGCTTCTGTGTCACAACCCATTCATTTACGCTTGCTGTCTCAAGTAGACCGATCAAGGCTGCTTTCATCCGGTGCATGGACATGACGTTCTCAAACAAAATCCAGAATGGCATTATGTGAAGGGAGCTGCGACGAAGAGAGGGCATATCAGGGAAGAAAGTTCTGATCAAGGGGTATGTTCATCAGTAAAGATTGATACCTGGGATTTCTGATGGCATTGAGAACGGTAATTGTTGTAGGGATGTAGACCACCCCCCATATCGGAATGCTTACTTCTGGTACTACAACTGATACTGGAATCACGATGCAGTAGAATGCAAAGGTGACGATCGGGGCCACAACTCTTCTAACAAAGAAGAAACTGTAGATCACATGGATTTTCTTCAACAGGGATACCTCCTGCTCCATAAAAAAGAGACAAGTCTCAGGGAAATAAGATCGACCAATGTATGCTTGTTTACTTGAAGAAGGCTTCTGCTACCTTTGCGAGTACAATGTCGCGTGCCATTTTTCTAAATAAGTTGGCAGCTCCACAGGTCCATCGATGCTGTTGATGTCGGTAAGCCTTGAAGGTACTTGGGAGTTCGCTTCTGACCTGCAATAGTTGTGGCAAAACACTTACAGATTACTGAGCTTCTCCTTTGCTGAATACTGTCATGGATCACAGCAAATTTGAGTACCTTGACGTCACCAACATACAAGAATTTCCAGCCCTTGAGACTGGCTCGAACAGCCAAGTCCATGTCCTCGACCGTCGTTCGATCTTTCCAGCCTCCTACTTCATTGATAGCAGATATTCGCCACACGCCAGCAGTTCCTGTGAGAGTGAATATTGTGATGTACTTGAAAACCATGTCCTCTTTCTTTGAACATCCAAATAATTTTTGCAACTTTACGATTGCATACATGGTTtatgctttttctcactttcagcAGTTAAATTCGAGTTCAAACATCTGACATGACTAAGATTTTGTTGTTCAAGCAACTCTTACTGAACTAGGGATGATGCACATTTATGTTGCAAAGTAGCTGATCAGCAGTAGGATATGATGCTTTCATTACCATTAAAGCCGAAGAAGGCATAGGAAGATGAGCCTGACTCTTGCTCTACTTTGAAGTGGTAATCAAGCGATATCTTCTGAATCCTGGTCATCAGGCACTTACTGTAATTCACTGCAAAATCGCCCGGCAAATGCCGTGTCAGCAACCTCCTGTCAATTTGAGAAGTACAAAAATCAGAATGAACAAAAGCATCTGCCATTTTATGCTAAAATGGCATAATAAGGATCAGTATGAAGACAATGTAGGTACTCAAATGCTCATCTTTCAGTTGAATGATCTAGTGGTTGTCTTAAAAGGTCAAGTGTACTGTAAATCAAACTTATATGTACCTTTCAATCTTTGAGATCATCATTAAATTtgcttgatgaaataaataaAGATTGGGGCAGCAGTTAAACAATGGCTGGTGTGCAAGGTAAGAGTGTAGGGAAAGAGAATGAGATAGCAATGAAGATAGACTCTTTTGGAGGATTTGGCAAAGATAGGAGCTACACTATCCCAAAGAAATAAATgtatttacaacaacaacaacaatgccgcaagtcccaactatttgggatcgactaCATGGATTTTTTGTCACAAttaaaatatgtaaaaaaaatgaCTGCATTTAAATGAATCATTATTTATGAGGTTCATCTGATTATTTTCATAGTTTGCAGGGAAATGTGGATGGAAAGATGGATTCAGTGTTTCCAATTTGTCAAATCAGCATACATGGTCGATACAAGTTCATATATTCTTGGCACTCTCCACAACATCCAGTTTAGGTATATTTTCAGTTCTTGATATGTCAAGGTGTTCATCCCCATGAAGTTCCTCAACCATCTAAAGTTTCTCTCTCTTGGGTACTTTATTAGATCAGATTTGTACAATACTGGATCTTTATGAGCAAACAAATGATCTAACTCATTCACAACATAATTTCTTCAGAGAAGAAGCTAAAACATAACACAGTTCATCTCTATGTCAAGATTCAGGTCTAGCTTTACCTGTGTACCCTAATATTAACATGATAATTTGGCATTCTGATCCAGTTAGCACAGCAGAAGATAGaaaccaaaattttcttaatgcTGTTGTCCACAAATATTAGAATTTATTGTACTTTCATTGATTGGCTATCGAAATGCTTCATTTGCCTTCTATAAAATTacataaatctacatattttatgACACAGCTTCAAAGTAAGCATGcagcacatgaatattattagcacATTATAATTTCTTGAAGCTAGATCGATCATCTACTCGCTTGGAAGGACTTGACATGCTTACCGAAATCCCACCGTGCCTGAACCAGAGCGATCCTGGAATTGTACATGAGGAAGGGTATAGTTCTCATGAGGAAATCAGATTCTGGTTGGAAATCAGCATCAAAGATGGCAACATAATCACATTGTTGGGCATACGTTTGCTCCATTCCTTTCTTTAGAGCTCCTGCTTTGTATCCCTTCCTGTTTTCTCTGACCTCATAAGCTATGTTGATGCCTTTGCTTGCCCAAGTTCTGCATTCCTGCTCCACCAAGTTCTACAGTGAAAGAAACAGAAGCATTTTAATTGAAATTGCACTCAGAACATGAGCTCATTTGGAAGATAAGATAAAAAGTGTTGAGTGGATTCAAGTGGCAAATAATAGTCAGAATCTAGCAAAATAAAAATCATCGGATGATAACATCACATGTTTGACTCAGTACCAACTTCTCTTCTCTTGCCTTTTTCCAGTAACCATGAATGTAAAACTGCCAAATAGACTTTAGTCGGGACATTTGACACATTTGTATTATATATGCATTGTTAACTATAAAGCAACTCCGTTACTAGTCTTTCTCACTTAGAATTTATAGATCTCATGAAGATCACAATTTAGTCTTTCTCACTCAAACATAGAATTCCAACATTTCGATTCTTTTACTCTTGAGTAGATTGTCAACTCATGTTCCACCATATAACCATGTCAAATTTTGTAGCAATACTTATCTGTCATTAAAGGTATGGGAGCAAGTTGACAAAAGTTAAGGGACCCATTTGAAGATTGATTCACAATTCAAACACTGAAGTCTGTGGGTTACCTGAACGAACACCCACCTACTGCCCAACTTTTGACTGACCAAAAGAAAACAGCAGAGTGAGGTTCTCCCAACACGACAGAACATGCCATCTGTTATAAATGGTTGTACTGATCTCCGGGGGCCTGCCCCTGTACACTGTTCAAGACCAAGCAATCtcaatgatctctctctctctctctctctctctctctctctctctctcatgcggaCCACCTTCTCCTAGCTCAACTTGTCAGGAAAACCTCAAAAATAATCAGACATGGCATCGTCAAGAAATCAGGGTGGAGAAGGTAATCAGATCTGATGACTTCATTTAGAATTGCAGCTTCAGGGCAGGGTCCCATGCCATTACCAGATGCTCCCATTCTAATCTAGGCAGAGTGCCAACTGGAATGCACCTCCAACAACAGCTACTGGACAAATCAAGATTTGAAACCCTATGTTTCCCCTTTCTATTTTGGTTGCTGATGAGGCTGGGAAAAGTTCGTGAGCACCATTTGATCCCGGAGCAGATAGAGCTTAGCTGTGCTGCAGAATCATGTAGACTGTGATGGAGATTGGAGG comes from the Musa acuminata AAA Group cultivar baxijiao chromosome BXJ1-10, Cavendish_Baxijiao_AAA, whole genome shotgun sequence genome and includes:
- the LOC103968611 gene encoding cyclic dof factor 1-like codes for the protein MSENGDAAIKLFGKTIPLRPSSSGGHDEKDHQEGEGALKSRNQDHESSDSQEKNEPATSTSDLHTPASADPEDVSTKSSSHKEEEEDNEESQRSVKKPDKTLPCPRCKSLDTKFCYYNNYSVNQPRYLCRNCQRYWTAGGTMRNVPVGAGRRKNKNSCHIRRIALSESAIRACQSDARYPQSTVLNFDSMASALVLPENTVSCNRNGIHGEMAPPPSTMNNGDEKSSRPSDTLNAKGSQNYQRTTAPIPCFSGSPWRYPWNPALPFCASSLPVPFYPAAAYWSGPWLSPAASSSPNGCLPRSGSSTPTLGKHSRDGTCILIPKTPRIDDPEEAAKSTLWTMVGISNGELLKAFQPKREIKNQVPTLLHVNPAALCRSLNFQEAS
- the LOC135595888 gene encoding probable glucomannan 4-beta-mannosyltransferase 4 isoform X1, translating into MAAMAMPGAVLVALLAASTFSLPSAAAHATTNVFALDALVNRTSTLLSAVKLPPSLRSSIFEFVESLSEFSPEHLEAVLVEVRKRAIAPALRVAILLCLVMSVMLMLEAMYMSAVSLGVKLLHRTPEKRYRWEPIRGDEELGSLAYPMVLVQIPMYNEKEVYKLSIGAACALTWPPDRIIIQVLDDSTDPMIKNLVEQECRTWASKGINIAYEVRENRKGYKAGALKKGMEQTYAQQCDYVAIFDADFQPESDFLMRTIPFLMYNSRIALVQARWDFVNYSKCLMTRIQKISLDYHFKVEQESGSSSYAFFGFNGTAGVWRISAINEVGGWKDRTTVEDMDLAVRASLKGWKFLYVGDVKVRSELPSTFKAYRHQQHRWTCGAANLFRKMARDIVLAKEVSLLKKIHVIYSFFFVRRVVAPIVTFAFYCIVIPVSVVVPEVSIPIWGVVYIPTTITVLNAIRNPSSLHIMPFWILFENVMSMHRMKAALIGLLETASVNEWVVTQKLGDTLKEKMETNVAESTRTSFIRDRVSFLQLGFAVFLMCCASYNVTFGVNYYYVYIYLQAFAFVVMGFGYVGTFTTNS
- the LOC135595888 gene encoding probable glucomannan 4-beta-mannosyltransferase 4 isoform X2 codes for the protein MCNGPAYLSYTHRCTPSVIGVLVFTVNEDSFKETNTLNILTLSPSIISALFPSLHAIIFFAGIQHLPQNSRIQHLLRRTPEKIYKWVPLSQDAELGSLTYPMVLVQIPMFNDREVYKLSIGAACALTWPPDRIIIQVLDDSTDPMIKNLVEQECRTWASKGINIAYEVRENRKGYKAGALKKGMEQTYAQQCDYVAIFDADFQPESDFLMRTIPFLMYNSRIALVQARWDFVNYSKCLMTRIQKISLDYHFKVEQESGSSSYAFFGFNGTAGVWRISAINEVGGWKDRTTVEDMDLAVRASLKGWKFLYVGDVKVRSELPSTFKAYRHQQHRWTCGAANLFRKMARDIVLAKEVSLLKKIHVIYSFFFVRRVVAPIVTFAFYCIVIPVSVVVPEVSIPIWGVVYIPTTITVLNAIRNPSSLHIMPFWILFENVMSMHRMKAALIGLLETASVNEWVVTQKLGDTLKEKMETNVAESTRTSFIRDRVSFLQLGFAVFLMCCASYNVTFGVNYYYVYIYLQAFAFVVMGFGYVGTFTTNS